The region GAAGCGCTACACCGTGGTCGGGAGCCCATACTGGATGGCCCCAGAGATGCTGAACGGTAGGAACCCCCCTACTCCTGGGGCCATGGTGGAGCCTGCGGAACTCACCATTGCAGAGCCCGTCCACTGGGCTAAGGCCACCCTTTGGGTTGTGGGCCTTTGGCAACGGTTAGTCTGTTCTCTTGTGGGCTCCACACAGGTGCCTTAAGACTGGATTGGAGCCTGAGATTCTAGGACCTTTTTTGTGGTGGTCCTTAAGTGAACTAGGGATTTGCTATGGGTGCAGTTTTGGCAAAACCATTGTAAAACACAGCCACGTGAATGTGGAATGCTGCAAAGAACCGTAAATGGAACCTGGTTGCTGAGGGGCCAAAGTTCACTcagaggggtggagggagggggcgactgttggaacttcaaatccaggtcaTAAGTAGCCTCAAGGTAGGTCCGTCCTAACATGAAACTGTTGCTAAGGAAtcggtcgtaggtcgaggactacctaggGGTATGCAGCAATGAGCTTGGGAGTGAGAGCCACAGTCAGGATAGCGGGTCTGACAAGTGTCACCTCAGCCCAGGGAAGGCCTGGGGGGCAAATCAAGCATCTTGGAAGGGAGCCTCCCTAGTTCtttggaagggaaaaggaagggaggaaaggtgCTGTCCAACTTGCAAGATTGTTACTATGACCTTACAATGAAAGCAGCATTTGTGTTCACAGGGCTCCTTCTCTGGATCACCTCAAAGGCTGACCGGCCTTGACCCCCTTCTCCTAATTCCCACCCCTCCCCCTTTGGTGGGGGAAAGGCATCCACCTTTGGGCCTGACGTCCTTTCGGGGAGTGGGAGTTCCGGAGGGGCTGCCCTGATGCTGACAGGGAAGCTCTCTCTCCGCTTCCTCCCCTGGCAGGCTGAGGGGGGATTGTCCCCTGGAGGCTTCCAAGGCTCCTTGGCCATTAGACACAAACAAGATACTTGCCCCCACCCTGCAGGGCAGGACTCCCCCGTTTTTCCAGGCTCCCTTCCGTGCCCGGTCATCCCTACCCCTGCGTAGGTTTTCATCCATATTGTCTCCCTTTTAATGATGCAGCTTCCCCTCCTGGCTGTTTTCCCTTCTTGCAGGACAGAGCTACGATGAGACGGTCGATATCTTCTCCTTTGGGATTGTGCTCTGTGAGGTAAGCCTAGTCCATTGAGGGGATTAGGGGTGGGGTAGGGGGCTTGAGGATCAATCCTCTCCAGGAAAATGCCAGGGACTGCACCTGGGAACCTGAGGCTTTGTGCCCCTTGGGATTTCACCAGCCAGCCCCCTGCAAAGGCTGCGCTGCCAGGGCTGGAGATAAAAAGTGAGGGTGGGCTTAGACCGCCTTTTGGACTGTCCAGAGAAAGATTCAGTGGTTGACCACCAAAGTGAATTTGACTGCAGCCATCCCAGCTGCCCAATGATTGCTTGGGGTCTTTTGGCACACCTGGCTGACCATCAGGGTTTTCCAAATAGGCTGGCCATTCAGGCCCTCTTGGTCAGTGGACTCGGCCTCTGGACTGCAGGAGGGGAAGCCCGTCTGGGAGTTGAGGGTAGCTGTCCTCTTGCTGATTTGTTGTGAGTTCTCTGAAAGATCATGTGGAAGTCTTAGCAGCACATAGTTCTTCCGTTTCAACATTTTTCTTAGAAAGAGATtataaaaaattataatttttatcaTCTAATCTACTGCCTAGCAACTCTATAACTTTTTATAAATAGCACGTTTCTTCCCACGTTAGAGATAACGAACCCCGGGATAACAAACCAACAATTTTGActgcaatttatttttcttcactaAAAGTTTGCCATGTGTCCAAAAAAAGTGGTTTAGATTGTCCTTTTCAAGAGTATAACAAAGGACCAGTTTTTCTACCCTCAGGATCAATCAaagctgtttgtttatttatttatattttgtattttttaactgcccatctccctgaGAGACAGTCTGGGCAGCATACCATATATTGCAGTACTCATTGCGGACTTCCGATTTTTCTACAGTGGCTTATTTCAAATAAAGCTAGCAGTAAATCCATTCTGAATTCCTGATTAACAGTTTTTGTAAATATTGACTATTCCTTCCCTGCAATTTCTAAGGTTTGAGCATATCCACTGTAAGTGAAAACCTACTCCTGTTTTTCTGGTTGTTACTCCAACAAAGCAACTAtataattttatcttattttgggggaaagacAAGAGCAGGCCTGGAAATCCAAATCTTGTCATAGTTTCAAGGTTGTTTTCTCCAACAAAGTCCAATCCATCTCATCCTGCAGGAGGAGTCTTCCACTGTAGGGAGGATGTGTGGCCCCTTAGCCCTACCTTTCAGTGGGGACTAGTGTGGCAGCTGATCTGCTTCACAGAAGCTAGGCTAGCAGGCATGAATACCGAGGCACCCAATGAAGGTTGCCAAGAAGGCAGCCTGCTGTTCCCATCAGGGCCCCTTGGGCTACCTGGGTGCCTGCAGTTGCCTCCCGCTTAGGCCTGTGGCTCCTCTTTTGAAGGAACCTTtgagtcagcagaagcagcagctggCTGAGCCACCCATCCTGCTTTAGCTGCCTGGAGGGAATGACGGGTAATTGCTCTGCTCCAGATCATAGGACAAGTGTATGCGGACCCGGACTGTCTCCCTCGCACCCTGGATTTTGGCCTCAACGTGAAGCTGTTCTGGGAGAAGTTTGTTCCGGTGGACTGTCCTCCAGCCTTCTTCCCTCTGGCGGCCATCTGCTGCAGGCTGGAGCCAGAGAGTAGGTCAGTCTgtggggtctgtgtgtgtgtgtgtgtgtgtgcggtgtggcagagatgggttgctcccggcttGGTCTagatcggctgaaccggtagtagcagtggcgggaggctccgcccacccgcacgAGTGAAACAGTAGcaccgggatttgaaacccacctctggtgtgtgggCCTCCTCCCTTTGGGGGCTGAAAGCAAGGTGTTTAGACGAGAGGATGGTAGGCAAGACAGCCCCCTGACTGATCCTCTGCTGGGCTTCTCAACCGCTTGAGAGGCTGGGCAGAAGCCATCACTACTTCGGCACAGAAAGGGCCAGCTCCGTTTTGGAGAAAGGCTTGCAGTTCTCCAGGGAGGTCAGCTAAGGCCTCATTTCCTTCCCTCCGCTCTCTCCTAGGCCCCCCTTTTCCAAACTGGAGGATTCCTTTGAAGCCCTTTCTTTGTACCTGGGAGAACTGGGCATTCCTCTCCCTTCAGAATTGGAGGAACTGGACCACAGCGTGAGCGTAGAGTTTGGCCTGATTCGGGACAAGCACTCTGGCGACCTGACATAACTCCGCCACTCGGCCATCGTTGGGCAGCTTCTTTCCATGGATTGTCCTGGAGGCGGCCGAAAAAGTCTCCATCCCGGctgttttgggagggaaacaggaAGAAGGCCTCTTCAGCCTCATTGCTTCTCTCCACCACCCTCACCTGGGCACTTCCTGAAAGCATCGTCGTCCTCTTCACGCCACTCGCTTCTCCGTACAGATGCTTTGTCTTTGGGAATGCAACTCTCAAGAGTCGGGGTGCAGACCTGCCTGCCAAGACAATACACTACAAGTTGTGAAGCAGAGACCCGCTAGGACACAAACCTTGGGGTTGCTTTTGACTGGGACTCCCTGTTCTGCTAGATCAGGCAGAGGGTGGGCAACCTGGACTGCTTGCACTCACCTCTACAGAGACAGCTGGATTTTGCAGTTTGTCTCCCAGAAACAGCTCCGAACCACCATCTGCCTGGCCAAAGAACTCTTCATGCCCTAGGTGGCATTTCACAGTCTACCCTGTGGCCCAGGCACTGTAGGGCCAGTCATGGGTTGAGGGCAGCTTCTCCATTGGAGGGAGGGGCCGGTGGATCCATGCAAAGGAAGTGCTTCTATTCCCAAAGTGGCCAGGAGTGAAGCGATCCACTTGGGCCACAAATCTGCACCTTGCAGTCACTACCTCCATCCTCCATTTCAGCCCCTCAGAGAAACACTTGGCTGGCCccacctttcccctccctcttccagATGGAGAGAGGAAGCTGCGCTGGTTGCATCTCTCCCCTCTCTGCAAAATACATTAAGGGCTACTTAAAGGTTGGCAACATTGGGACCCCTGGATGTTGACCATCCCCCAGCAGGTCTGGCCACACATCCCGAGATTGTGGAATGCTGTGGGTTGTAGTTCACTGGTATCTGGAgggtctccccaccaccaccaccaccccctttcACACTACAAGAACTCAAAATGCTGGCCTAGGTGCTTGTGCCAGATCCGGTGCATTTTAGACCAGATTTCACTTCATTTCATTCTTAAAAGGGGTGTCCACGCACAGGCACTATAAACGGCCCAGCTGCAGGAAACACGGCTCATGTCTTCAAGAAAGGTCACACAGCAGTTGTAAGCACACAGATTTTTGTCtaaattaaaagcaataaatGATGTTGTACAAAGATGAACATAGGTGGCATTTCTTGAAGCCTGGCTTGGAGCCAACCGCCGAGGGCATTTTGTGGGCCTGGTCCATTTCCTACTCCGGATTGACAATACTTTCATTGCAAAGAACAAGAGCACCAAACTCCTGCAATGCAACCATTGAGTTTGTGGTTGTGCTGCCAGGGCTTGTGCTGTTGCACAGGTTCACTTGCTTTTCTTTGGAATGCCCAGTGGGGGGAGCTGCTTTTAATAGGGCATTAAAAGGGGAGAAAACAGACCTCATCTTGAACAGgaaagctgggggtgggggggaggtttcCCTTTGCTGACTATTTAGAGTCTCTGCCGGAAGAGACTGAGGAGGAGGGAGTTGGTGGAGCAAATCCTAAACCTTTTGATGGGGTAGGATGGGTTTTGGCAACCGGAGAGCAGCCTGGccttggggaggagggaggggcggTGTATGCCCCCAGGTGCAGGAGGTGAATCCCACCAAACAAGACACTTACAAcctgaattgttttatttttaggtATGAGGTATTCAAAACACTTAGAAATAAACGGTATCCAaaggcatttaaaatatttttaaaaacggCTAAATCTGCAGAAACAGAACTTGTAAGAAACCTCAGCTTTTGGCATCCAAGtcccagttcccccccccccccccagtggtaaaaggatttttttttaaagcacagctGGAGTGGCTTCCTTGCTGGCACAAGAGGCATCAGCCTGCCATGCCAGCCCTACCCAAAACGCTTCTGGGGCAATTCTCCATCTCCAAGCCTTTCTtttagttctcccccccccctcccctttgctcAGACAGGCCTGGCCACTTGCACCCCAGGgatgggacgggggggggggtgggtgatCCATCTGGCTCCAGATTGGAGGGCTGGCAAGGCTGTGGCGGCTTTGAAGGGAAGTGCCATATTATGTGCAGCCTTTTCAGCAGCAGGGTCAGATCCTTGCACAAACATTCATACTCTTTCCTTTCGCTAAAGCTCCCCCACTCCAGCATGGTGTTGCTCAGAGGACGTGCAGGCTCCATGAGGGGAGAGCCAGAGACAGGGGGCCCTCCCAAAGTCCAACCCCGCCCCTTGCGTCAAACAGGCCACCTGCAGAGCTGCTGCTGGCTGGGGGGGAAGCCACGCCGCCACGCTTCCTGCTCTGCGGAGCGAGCACCGGTCACTTTTCTGTCCAGGTGGCCTGTTTTTCaagtggaaaaacaaaatacaaatggaTCCTCTGGGTAAATGGAGAGGCAAAGAGGCAGCCGCCTCAGAGGTCCAGCAGGTGAGGGGGGGGTGCCTCTTCCTCAAGCTCCCGGAGTGCCGGCCTGGCCCATGAGTGGAGTGTTTCCCCCCTGAATCTCCTCCACCGGAGTGGGGTTGGTGTGCACCACAATGACATTCTCCTCCACAAGCTCGCAGGCCGGGTTGCTGAAGGCTGAGAGGGGCAAAGTGATGCGCTGCATTTCTCGCTCGTTGACTTTCTGCTCGTGCCGCTCTTTGAGGTCTTTGCCCCTGGAACAGAGGGAAGAGGTGGGGGGTCTTTGTGTGAGCGCACCTACAACTGCAGGTGTTTAGTGTATTttaatcagggcaacctggtctacccaactgtgggacggagcatactgctcccgcttttgcctttcagccccaatccggGAGCCCTCACAGGCAAAATATTTTTGTGCTAAATTTGTATTTacatttctttgttggtaaatataaatttTCAGCAGGTGGTGTTTTTCCCAGGGCAGGGTAGGAAACCTGAACTGTCCCAT is a window of Thamnophis elegans isolate rThaEle1 chromosome 13, rThaEle1.pri, whole genome shotgun sequence DNA encoding:
- the PIK3IP1 gene encoding phosphoinositide-3-kinase-interacting protein 1; translation: MRPGEKKDLGTLGYVLGIIMVVVLIGIGVGIVLGYLYKRGKDLKERHEQKVNEREMQRITLPLSAFSNPACELVEENVIVVHTNPTPVEEIQGGNTPLMGQAGTPGA